In the genome of Chryseobacterium sp. 52, the window AGCACACGCTTAGAGAAGACAGAGCCGATGTTTTGGTGCACGCTTTGAGGATTTTCAACAATGTCATGACATGGTCAGATATCAATAGAATATTTGTTCCTAAAATCTCAGTGGCAGACGGACTGATCCATAATATTTACAGCCAGCTGCACGAAAAAAGATAAATTTCTTACCTATTATATTAAAACCAGCCATCTTTTGGCTGGTTTTTGTTTTATAACAACATGTCATTGCGAGCAGAGTAAAGGAGTACTCTTATAAAGTTTGAGATTGCTTCGCTTCGCTCGTAATGACGGAAAGACTCAAGTATTATTTAAATAAAAAAAATCCTTTATCAATATTAAATTCCTAAATGCAGATTTTTTGCTGTAAATTTAAAGTAAAACTAAAGGTTAGTACGTCATACATAATATCAACAGAAAAAAATGAATCCGATCAAAATAATTCTTACAGGAGCAACCGGTATGGTAGGGGAAGGTGTTTTAATGGAATGCCTTGAAAATCCGGCTGTTTCTGAAATATTAAGCATAAGCAGAAAACCTTCCGGAAAAAAGCACGCCAAGCTCAAAGAATATTTGGTTCCGGATTTCATGACGATAGATCTTCAGGATGAAAACCTTAAAGGTTATGATGCCTGTTTCTTCTGTGCAGGGATCAGCAGTGTAGGAATGAATGAAGAAGATTATATCAGGATCACTTATGATACTACGCTTCATTTTGCCCGGGCAGTTCTGAACCAGAACCCTGAACTTGTGTTTAATTACGTTTCAGGAGCTCATACAGACAGTACAGACAGTGGAAATATAATGTGGGCAAGAGTAAAAGGCAGAACAGAAAATGCGTTAAAAAAACTGGGCTTTAGAAATGCATTCAATTTCAGGCCAGGATTCATGAAACCAATTGAGGGTCAGATTAATGTAAAATGGTTTTTCAAACCATTTATTTGGATTTTCCCCGTTTTTTTACCCTCAAAATCATTAACTTTACACGAAGTGGGCAGAGCAATGATCAATGCAGTACATAAAGGCTATCCTACGTCTACTTTGGAAATCAGGGACATTAAAAACTTAGCTATATGAGAGAAACACTAAAAAGAATTGTTCTGGTTATTTTTGTACTTTTATTACTGACTGCTGTTTCAGGCTTTTTCTACGTGCAAAAGCATCCTCTGGAAGGAAATAGCCCGGCAGGAAAAGTTTTAAATTTTTCAGGACAGCAGACAAAATAACAGAGATTTAAATTCATTAATTTAACTTTATTGATCAATTGTTACCTTTTTATTAAACATTTCTTAAGATTCCATTAAAATACTTGCAGACTATAAAGTTCATTTTTGCATAAATCTAATGCAAGTACAAAATGACCAATAACTATTTATTAAAAGGATCTGTCATTGCCGCATTCTTTCTTCAGGGCGGACTTTTCGGACAGACACTTATTCACTACTGGAATTTTAACAATAATACATCTGCTGCAGCTATTACAACTCCTACTTCCACATTAGTCAGTGGATCTCTTGCTGCTTTAGCCGGAGGAACCAGCGAAATAGATTTTGCAAGCGGTACCGGACAAAACTTCAACATTGATAATTTAAATGCAAGAAACAGTGATCCGTCCGGAACTCATTTAAGATTCAACAACCCAATTGGGGGAGCATTACAGTTTAATATTCCTACAACAGGTTATAATAATGCTATTGTAAAATTTACAACGAGAAGATCAGGGCAAGGTGCAGGAACCCAGAGCTGGTTCTATTCTACTGATGGAACTACTTTTGTTCCCTATCAGACTGTAAGTCCTCAGGATGCTAATCCTCAGTTAATCACTTTCGATTTTTCAGCCGTTTCAGGGGTTTCCAATAACCCGAATTTTAAATTAAAGGTAGAATTTTCCGCAACAGGAGGAGGAATAGTCGGTAACAACCGTTTCGATAATTTTACTGTAGACGCCACTCCTTCCGGAGGAACAGATACTACCCCTCCTATTAGCACTTATCTTCCTGCTCACAACACAAATAATGCTTCAATTTCTGTAAATCCATCTATTTCTTTCAATGAAAATGTAAGGCTTACAGATAATTCTGCGATCAACGATTCTAATGCACAAAACCTTGTAGAATTCCGTATCGGAAATGCTTCAGGTACCCAGGTTCCTTTTACGACAAACTTTAGCAATAATAAAATTACCGTAGTTCCAACGGCAGCACTTATTCCAGGACAGACCTATTATCTGGCCCTCAAACCCAATACGGTGGAAGATTTAAGTGACAACAGTATCACAACGCTAACATCAAGTACCTTTACTACAGCCGGGACTACTCTATCTTTAGAGAAAAATTTCATTAAGGTCAATGAAAATGCAGGAACTCTTGCCTTCAAAATTAATGTCACCAATCCTTCGGCGGCCACTGTTAATCTTGTGGTAAAACCTGCTCCTTTCGGTACGGCAAGCAGCAGTGATTTCACATTAGCTGACCAAACCATCAATATTATGCCATCTACGACAAGTTACACGGTCAATATTCCAATCATTGATGATACATTGGAAGAGCAGCAAGCCGAATATTTTGTAGTAAGCCTTGAAAATCCAACCGGAGCAACGATTTCCGGTGATAATACGGCAACGGTCTATATTGTGGACAATGATAAACCTGCTCCGGTTCCTTCCGGGCAAATCCAGCTAAATTATCTCGGAAGCTTTGATCCATCCGGAAACAACAGCAGTTCTACAGAAATTGTTGTGCATGATCCTGCTTCACAGAAATTATTTACCATCAGCTCCATTACCGATGTATTTGACATTATCGATTTCAGTAATCCTTCATCTCTGACGGTACTTAAAACGGTGAACATGGCTCCTTATGGTGGTATTACAAGTATTGCTGTTAAAAATGGTATTATTGCCGCTGCTTCCCCAAATACAGATCCGCAGCAGAATGGCTCCGTAGTCTTTTTTGATATTAATGGAGTCTTCATTAAACAGGTAACCGTAGGCGCTCTTCCTGATATGATCACTTTCACACCTGACGGAACAAAAGTCATTACAGCTAATGAAGGAGAACCAAATGATGCCTATACAATAGACCCGGAAGGCACAATCAGTATCATTGATATTTCAGGCGGTATCGGAAACCTTACACAAACCAATGTCACCACTCTTAATTTTAACAGTTTTGATTCTCAAACAGCTGCTTTAACAGCTACAGGTCTGAGAAAAGTGAGAACAAACAATAGTCTTTCCCAGGATTTAGAGCCTGAATATGTTACTGTAAGTGCAGACAGTCAGAAAGCGTGGGTAACGCTTCAGGAAAACAATGCTGTTGCAGAGATCAATCTTGCTTCAAAAACAATTACCGGAATCTGGGGACTGGGTAAGAAAGATATGAGCCTGCCGGGCAACGGTTTTGATGCTTCAGACAACAATGGTGAAGTATTGATTGCCAACTGGCCTGTAAAAGCGTACTACATTCCGGATGCAGTTCAGAATTACAAAGTAGGTAATACTAATTATATCGTCACCGCTAATGAAGGAGACGAAAAGGATCTTTCAGGCTACAGCGAAAGAACTACTGTAGGAGCGAATACGTATACAATGGATCCTGTGTTGTTTCCTCAGGCTTCTGTTTTAAAAGCATCCTATAATTTAGGAAGATTCAGGGTTTCCAGTGCTACAGGAAATACGGACGCAGATTCAGATTTTGAAGAAATCTCAGCTTTAGGAGCCCGTTCATTCTCCATTTTTAATGCAGATACCAAACAATTGGTTTATGACAGTGGTGACCGCTTTGAAAGGTATATTGCCGCGAATCATCCATTAATTTTCAATGCTGACAATGAAGCGAACGGTGCTAAAAACAGGAGCCGTGCTAAAGGTCCTGAACCGGAAGGAGTGACTTTAGCGACTATCAATGGACAGACTTATGCATTCATCACGCTGGAAAGAACCGGAGGTGTTATGGTTTACAACATTAGTGACCCTAACCATCCTACTTTCACAGATTATAAACATTCGCGTTCTACCTCAGCTTATGGTGGAGACAACGGGCCTGAAGGCATTACTTACATTGCTCCGGGAAATACAACAACAGGAAAAGCATATGTTATTGTTGCCAACGAAATCAGCGGAACATTATCCATGTATGAAGTTGCTTCGCCTATTACTTTAGGAACCGGGGAAATAAAAACCGAAAAAGCCACCTTCAATGTGTTCCCAAATCCGGTAACGAAAGGAGGTACACTGTATTTCAACAGAGCTCAGGATTATGAGTTGTATGATATGTCAGGAAAAATGCTCGGAAAAGAGAAAAACGCTTTAACGATAGATACTTCCAAACTTTCCACAGGAGTTTATTTAGTAAAAACTTCAGAAGGATTTATGAAGAGGGCAATTGTAAAATAATATATATAATTTGAGTTGATGGAGTCCCGGATTTTCCGGGGCTTTTTTTTGACGTGTAAATTGAGTAGATTTGATCCCATACTAATAGCCTGAAATAATTAAAAACTATGTTTGGATTTGCCCTTGATACTGAAGAAGAGCCTGAGGTTATTGCATTTATTGACGACGTAAAAAATATTGAAAACCAAGCAAATATTATTTATCGTACTATACGGCTTATTAATGTGGACAACGCCGCTAATCTAATATCAGCAATAGAAAATGCTGCAAAAATCTATGAAAATAACGGCTTCATTTGTTTCCTTGATAACGAAAAATCTATTGTAACCAGAACTTTCATTAGTAATATCAGAATATTAAAATCCAAAAAAAACAATGTAACACTATCAGGTCAAATATGGTGCCTCCCTCCTGGTTACCATCAAGCCTGGAAAATGAGACTCAATAATGAAATTACCGAAAAGAATATTTGGAAGAATTTCAGGAAAGAAGATTTACAAGGCTGGCTTGTCTATGCTCTTCACACGACTAGAATTGATGAAGTCAAAGAAAAGATCAATATCAGGATCGACGGAAATGAATTTCATAATCTGGACGGTTTTTATTGTACTCTGGGAGAAGAAATTAATGGTATTGGTGGATATTTCGGACGCGGTTTCGGTGCATTAGATGATTGCCTTCGTGGAGGCTTTGGCGTAAAATCTATTTCAGAAGTAACCTGGATTAATCATCACAGAAGTAAAAAATTATTTAAAACTAATTTTGATAAAATACTTCAAATTTTTGCGGATCGTCGGGTAAATGTTATTTTAGAATAGTATTTTGGGGCGGAAAGCTCCGATTTCCGCCCCAAAATACAAAAAGACAGGCTCCTAAAAACCTGTCTTTAATATTATGTAATTTTCAAATTATGCCTGCGGAATATCCCCTTTCGGGGCTTCAGCTTCCGGATTCATATCATCGAAATTCTTTTTCTCTTTCTTCTCAGGAACCATTACAATTTCCTTCTTAACCTCTTCCGGCTTTCCTTTTAAATACTCCGGCAAGTTAAGACCAGCCATATTGAACAGATCATTCAACGGGGGTACTGTTTTCATCATTCCTGAAACAAAATTAGCGGTAGAACCGTTTCCGTCCTGTCCGTTTCCGCTGTCCCAAACTGTAATTTTATCGATTTTAATATTTTTAACCGCTTCCACCTGAGTTTTAACCAATTCAGGAAGTTTTTCAATTAAGAGTAGCTGGAAAGCACTGTTGGTATCTCCTCCTGCTGCCTGAACTATTTTATCGTAACCCAGAGCCTGTTTTGTCAGGATTTCATAGAGACCTTTTGCCTCAGCTTCCATTTTAGCAAAAATAGCATCAGCCTCACCTTTTGCCTGTAGTCTTATTTTCTCAGCTTCAGCTTCCGCATCAATGATGGCTTTCTGTTTCGCAATTTCTGCGTGTACCACAATATTGGCCTGTTGGGTCGAACGTTCTCTTTCTCCCCTCGCCACTTCCGCTTTCTGCTCAGCAAGATAGGATTCTTCCAAAGATCGTGCAGCCTGCACTTTTTCAGCAGCTGTTGCAATTCTTAAGGCTTCTGCTTCTTTTTCTCTTCTTTCAGCATCAGAGTTGGCAATCGTAATTTTTGCTTCGTTTTCTCCTTTTACAGCGATAGAGTTCGCTAATGAGGTGGCAATTCTCGATTCTTTTGCAGCTTCTGCTTTACCGATAGATTCATCCTTTATGGCCGAAGCAATACTTACTTCCCTATCTTTTTGCGTGATTGCAATTTTAACGTCTCTGTCTCGCTGTGTTTCGGCAATCTGTGTATCTTTTTCTCTGTCGGCAATTGCTTTTCCGGTTTCACCGATTTTCGTTTGCTCAGCAACACTGATAATCGCTTCGTTAATTGCTTTTGCAGCTGCTTCTTTTCCTAAAGCTTCGATATATCCGGATTCATCTCTGATATCCGTCACGTTCACGTTGATCAGTTTTAAACCAATTTTCTTTAGTTCTGTATCTACGTTTTTAGAAATATTGTCTAAGAATTTATCTCTGTCTGAGTTAATCTCTTCAATCGTCATGGTTGCAATCACCAAACGCAGCTGTCCGAAAAGAATATCTTTAGAAAGCTCCTGAATCTGCTCCTGAGCCAATCCCAGTAATCTTTCTGCTGCATTTCCCATAGAATCCGGTTCTGTAGAGATCGCAATGGTAAATCGACATGGTACATCCACACGAATATTCTGTCTGGATAAGGCATTGGTAAGATTCGCTTCAATAGAGATCGGCTTAAGGTCAAGATAAGCAAAATCCTGGATCACAGGCCATACGAAAGCACCACCTCCATGGATACATTTTGCCGAGCTTCCACCCGTTTTACCGTAAATAACTAAAATTTTATCTGACGGACATCTTTTGTACCTCGAAATAAGGGCTAAAAATGTGACAAATAGTACTAGTACAATGACTAGTGTAAGAATAAGACTTCCTGGTATTGCCATAAATTATTTTATAAAATGGTTGATAATGAATTAAATTTTTGAAACGACAAGGATATCGTCATAGATATAAACGACTCTCACCGAATCACCGGACGGGATATTTTCTTTGTCTTCCGTCATCGCCTGAAGTTCGTGGCTTGTGCCATTCACAGAAATTGTGATCTTTCCTTTACCACTCATATTGGCAGGAATGGTAAGATAGGTCTCGCCTGCTCTGCCAATCAGATTTTCCATCTTGAACGTATTGTCTTCCGTAAGTTTCATAATCTGAAGAATCAGGATGAAAAATAAAAATATAAATCCAGCTCCGATAAGTACCGCAACAAAGATCAATAATGATTTATTTCCTATTGAATTATAGAATGCCACTCCACCCCATCCAAAGCCGAGAAGAAAGTTGATCAAATTTCTGAAAGAAAATAACTGAAAAGGGCTATCAGCATGACTGTCGCCATTAAAATCAGCATGAACTGCTACATCTCCGTGACCACCTCCGATAAAAGTAAGAACCGTTTGAATTAAGAAGATAAAGCTGGCTGCTATGGCTGTATACCAGAACCCTTGCTGAAGGGGCTCTAAATTTTGAAGAAACTCAAACATACGATGCGTTTTCACCAAATATAATTAAAAAAAACCAATAAAACCTACAAATAAAAGGATATAACACATCCATATAGTCGTCAATTATATGATTCTCATAAACCATGATAAGCGTGCTAAAAAAGATATTTAAAAAGAATTACAAAATTCCCTAAAAGTATAAACTTCTGCCAGAATTCTATAACACTAAGACTTAGATTAGATCTAATTTTATCCCACGAAATGAAAAGAGTATTCCACTTATTTTTTCTGTTTTTTTATCTAGTAATTTCTTCGGGATTTACTACGAGTAAACATATATGTAAAGGAAACTCCAGTGAAATCCATGTAGGGCTGAAAAACCTTTCTGATATGGACTGCTCTAAGTGCAGTACCAATAAAGAGAAAAACCATGGAAAATGCTGTAAGTTAGAAGTAAAAAAAATCTACAGAGCAGATAATCTTACTGCTTCTCAGAAGAATCTGCCCGTTAAATTTCTGTCTGCCTCCATTCCGTACCATAATTTAGGAGCGTTATTCGAAGTTACACCCGTTTATTCAGAAAAAACTTCCTCACTTTTTGATTTCGCCGAAAATCATTTTAATTATCCCTCCTTATATATTCTCCACTGCGTTTATAGAATTTAGAATAGCATTGAATCTTATCATCCCAAATCCTGGGAAACATTTTCAATATTCATTCTAAATTAATTTTATGAATTCAAAATTTAATGCCCTCATTATATTGCTGGGCTGCCCTATTATTTCCTTTGGGCAGGTGACCGGCTTAGAGGATGTATTGATCAAAGCTGAAAAAAGATATCAATCCATCAAGAAAAAAGAAGTGCATATCAAGGCGTCCCATGAACGCCTGAATCTTCAAAAAACCTATTATCTGCCGGAAGTAACGCTAATGGCACAACAGAGTTTCGGAACAATCAATGCTCAGAACGGACCGATGTACAGTCAGGGTGGTCCGGGAACAGCTTCTACCTCAATGCCTCTTGCAGACCAGAACTGGAATGCTGCATTTGGAAGCTTATATCTGGCTAATATCAACTGGAATGTTTACAGTTTCGGAAAACTGAAAACCAAAGAACAATTGGAAACTGCCGATATTGAAGTCCAAAAATCTGACCTCAATCAGGAAATTTTTCAACATCAGATAAAAACAGCCGGTGCTTATTTTAACCTGTTGGTCAGCCAGCGCCTGGAACATGTACAGCTGGAAAACCACAAACGTTCCGAGGTTATCTATACGATTGCAAAAGCAAGGGCCGAAAGTGGATTAATTCCTGAAGTAGATGCCTCGTTGGCAAAGGCAGAAATGTCTAATGCCCAGACCTCCATTATCAACGCTAATGATCATGTTCTTGAGTATAATAAAAAACTGGCGGATCTACTGGCTGAAGATTTCGCCACTTATCAGCTAGACCATTATTTTAGCGAAAATATTCCTTTAATGATCAATGAGGTCGCTTCGATCGAAGAACATCCCAACATGCTTTTTATTTCTCAAAAAATCAATAAAAGTAAGTTTCAGGAAGCTCACTTAGCAACCACCGGACTGCCCTCGCTTTCTATTTTTGGAGTTTTTCAGGGACGGGGATCTGGTTTTGGATGGAATTATGTTCAGGATAATTCTGCCTATTCTTCATCTTATTTAAAAGGAGCAGGTGTAGACCGAATGAATTACATCTTCGGATTTAATGTAAGCTGGAATCTTACTGACTTTTACAGGAGTAACTCAAAAGTCAATGAACAGAAACTTTGGACTAAAGCTTTAGACTTTGATCATCAACTGCTTCAACAGGAATTATCCAACCAACAGGGTCTTGCAGAATCAAAATTCAGGAATGCTCTCGCAAAGGTAACAGAAGCCAAAGTACAGATGGAAGCGGCCACAGATGCTTATCATCAACAGAAAGCCTTGTATGAAAACGGACTGACCACTATTGTGGATTTTACCCAGGCTTTATATCTGCTGAACCGTGCTGAGATCAATTATGAAATTGCCAAAAACAATTCATGGCAGGCCACCGTACTTATCGCTGCCTCCAGGGGTGACATGTCAATCATTACCAAAGCCATTATCCACTAACCAAAAAACTGAAACATGAATCTTATAAAGTTTGCATTACGCAGACCAATATCTGTAATGGTATTGGTCCTGGGCTTGCTGTTCTTCGGAATTAAAGCAGCCAAAGATGTAAAAGTAGATATCCTTCCGGAGATGGACCTTCCGGTTGTATATGTTGCCCATTCCTTTAACGGATATACGCCGCAGCAGATGGAGGGATACTTTACCAAAATGTATGTTAATATGCTTTTATTCACAAACGGGATCAAAAGTATAGAGTCTAAAAATACGCAGGGTCTGACCTTGATGAAGGTTAATTTTTACGAAGGAACCAATATGGGAGAGGCCATTGCACAGATCAATGCGCTTTCTACCCGTTCTCAGGTATTTTTACCGCCGGGAGCACCTCCTCCTTTCATCATCCGTTTTGACTCCTCTTCTCAGCCTGTGGGACAACTGGTTTTCCGAAGCAGTACACAAACCAATAATCAGCTGCAGGATATTGCAAATTTCAATGCAAGGCCATTCTTAATTGCTATTCCCGGCCTTACTACCGCTCCGCCGTTTGGAGGGAGCCCAAGAACGATAGAAATTAATGTGGATCCGTACAAACTCCGTGCACACAGCTTATCGACAGAACAGGTTGTTGAAGCCATAAGCCGTAACAATATTACTTCTCCTTCCGGAAATGTATACATTGGAGATACCAATTATTTAACCCCTACGAATAATACAGTAAAAAAGGTAGAAGAACTGGGAGACATTCCTCTTTTTAAAGGAACAGCAGACAATGTATACATCCGGGATGTCGCAACCGTAAAAGACGGAGCAGACATTGCAACGGGTTATGCCCTGATAGATGGAAAGCGTTCTGTTTACATCAATATTGCAAAAGCAAGTAATGCTTCTACTCTTGAAGTCGTCAACAAGCTAAAAGAAGCCTTACCAAAGATTCAGAAAAATATGCCTGAAGGTGTAGATATTTCCTATGAATTTGATCAGTCGGTTTATATTTCCAATGCTTTAAAAAGTTTAATCATCGAAGGTATTCTTGGCGCTTTACTGACAGGGCTTATGGTAATGCTGTTTCTTAATGACAGACGAGCTGCCTTAATCGTTATTCTGACCATTCCAATCTCTATTATTTCAGGGGTCTTATTTTTAAAATTATTTGGACAGTCTATCAATATCATGTCATTATCCGGTTTGGCCCTGGCCATTGGAATTCTGGTAGACGAAAGTACAGTAACAATTGAAAATATCCACCAGCACTTTGCCATGGGCAAAACCCGGGCACAAGCAATCTGGGATGCATGTAAAGAGATCGCATTTCCGAAATTACTGATTATGCTCTGCATCTTGGCTGTATTTGCTCCTGCCTTAATGATGAGTGGAATTCCGGGATCTTTATTTATGCCTTTAGCCATGGCGATCGGCTTTTCGATGATTGCGTCCTTTATTCTGTCACAAACATTTGTTCCTGTCATGGCTAACTGGATGATGAAGCACGATCCAAAGACGTGTGAAAACCATAAGCCGGACTGGTTTAGTGGTTTCCGTGACCGCTTTGTAAACTTTTTATCTTCATTAATGAAACGAAGAAAAATAATTGTAAGCATAAGTCTTGCCGCCGCTCTATGTGTTGGATTCGGGCTTTATCAGATCACCGGAAAAGATGTACTTCCGTCAATAAATTCCCGCCAGTTTCAGGTCCGGATAAAAGCTGCTGAAGGAACCCGGATTGAGGTTACTGAAATAAAAGTAAAAAAGTTTCTGGAACATCTTAAAAGCAAGGTTGGAAAAGATAATATCGCGATCTCATCTGTATTCATTGGTCAGCATCCCTCTACATTCGCAGTGAGCCCAATCTATTTATATAATGCAGGTCCCCATGAAGCATTAATGCAGGTTGCCCTAAAGGAATTTAATGGAAATTCTGATGAATTAAAAGATGAACTTCGGGAGTATTATAAAGAGAAAATGCCTGACCTTCAGATTTCTTTTGAACCTATAGAGCTTACTGAAAAAATTCTCAGCCAAGGTGCCAGTAATCCAATTGAGGTGCGTATATCAGGAATGATGAAAAAGATGAACCGTATGTACGCAGAGAAACTTTTAGTGAAGCTGAAAGAGATCAAATACCTGCGTGATCAGCAGATTCCACAATCTATGAACTACCCTGCCCTGCACATTAACATAGATAGGGTTCGTGCAGCACAATTGGGACTGGACGTTCAGGATATCGCCAAGTCATTGGTGGCTTCAACTGCTTCTACACGGTATACCAATAAAAATTTCTGGGTGGGTGGCATGATGGGAATCGCCTATGATGTACAAGTTCAGACGCCTCAGAATATCCTTAACAGCAAAGAGGAACTTGCCAATCTTCCTCTCTCTAAAAATGCTGAGCGTCCGGTTTTAGGAGATGTTGCTTCTATAACCTCAACAAAAGAACTGGGTGAAAGCTACAATCTTGGAACAATGGGTTACACAACAGTAACCGCAAATACCCACAAAACAGATTTGGAACAGGCTTCTAAAGATGTAAAAAAAGCGATTGAATCACTGGGAGAGCTACCTAAAGGGGTCAACATCGAAGTAGCCGGAATGGCTCCCGTATTGAATGAAACTTTAGGCAGTCTTGCTTCAGGGCTTCTTATTGCTATTGTGGTGATCTTTTTAATGCTGTCTGCGACCTTTCAGTCTTTCCGGCTATCGTTGGTTATTTTAACTACGGTTCCGTTTGTAGTTGTAGGATCATTAGCTCTGCTTAAA includes:
- a CDS encoding efflux RND transporter permease subunit, which produces MNLIKFALRRPISVMVLVLGLLFFGIKAAKDVKVDILPEMDLPVVYVAHSFNGYTPQQMEGYFTKMYVNMLLFTNGIKSIESKNTQGLTLMKVNFYEGTNMGEAIAQINALSTRSQVFLPPGAPPPFIIRFDSSSQPVGQLVFRSSTQTNNQLQDIANFNARPFLIAIPGLTTAPPFGGSPRTIEINVDPYKLRAHSLSTEQVVEAISRNNITSPSGNVYIGDTNYLTPTNNTVKKVEELGDIPLFKGTADNVYIRDVATVKDGADIATGYALIDGKRSVYINIAKASNASTLEVVNKLKEALPKIQKNMPEGVDISYEFDQSVYISNALKSLIIEGILGALLTGLMVMLFLNDRRAALIVILTIPISIISGVLFLKLFGQSINIMSLSGLALAIGILVDESTVTIENIHQHFAMGKTRAQAIWDACKEIAFPKLLIMLCILAVFAPALMMSGIPGSLFMPLAMAIGFSMIASFILSQTFVPVMANWMMKHDPKTCENHKPDWFSGFRDRFVNFLSSLMKRRKIIVSISLAAALCVGFGLYQITGKDVLPSINSRQFQVRIKAAEGTRIEVTEIKVKKFLEHLKSKVGKDNIAISSVFIGQHPSTFAVSPIYLYNAGPHEALMQVALKEFNGNSDELKDELREYYKEKMPDLQISFEPIELTEKILSQGASNPIEVRISGMMKKMNRMYAEKLLVKLKEIKYLRDQQIPQSMNYPALHINIDRVRAAQLGLDVQDIAKSLVASTASTRYTNKNFWVGGMMGIAYDVQVQTPQNILNSKEELANLPLSKNAERPVLGDVASITSTKELGESYNLGTMGYTTVTANTHKTDLEQASKDVKKAIESLGELPKGVNIEVAGMAPVLNETLGSLASGLLIAIVVIFLMLSATFQSFRLSLVILTTVPFVVVGSLALLKFTGSTLNLQSYMGLIMSIGVSIANAVLLISNAETIRKSTDNALEAGIEAAKLRIRPIIMTTLAMAAGMLPMAIGFGEGSDQVAPLGRAVIGGLIFSTFSVLVILPLVFGWMQKNSGIISPSLDPEDEESIHYSNPNK